The genomic region tatcaagaaCAATTATATGACACTCTCAATTGATCTAGGCCAAGAAACACCTGATTATTACTGAATACAAGGTAGCACTGATTAAACTGGAATTCCTAAAGCAAAATTGAGATTAGAACTTGCATGTATGTGGCACCAATTCATGTTGGAAAATTGAAGGAGTTtgatctatttatttatttaagtaaCTGCAATAATTTTAGGGTTAATCAGGTAAGAATATTCTGGTAATGGAACATTGAATCCTACAGGGTACAGCTGTTTAATTAAGTGAGGGTTTAAAGGTTGCGTTATGTTATGGTCATTGGTCGGTTTGCTTTAGTTTTCTGTGCAATTGGGTCACTACTTAAtatcatttataatattttaaggtTCAAATGAGGTGTATGCTTATATTCCTTACTAACTGTTCTCTCCTTTTGTTATTCGAATATATCATCAAAGATTTGCGATcagagtatgggaaaacaaaaaagaaaagaaagatattctcttttcttttttttttttttcttgtagaAAAGACGTCTGTATGATCCATTGAATGCCTCAATTCATTTAGaaattgtttatatataaCAGCGGTAGAGTCAGAATTCCTCATTTGCCATTTATTCTCAATCTTGTATCAATAGCACCCACAATAAATGCTGTTTTAGGTGAGATAGTAAAAAGTAAATTCCAAATATTTCAACTCATGTGCCTTATATATTAGGTGTTTGTGGGTTTAACTTCCATGAACAGTTTAATCAACTTTTCACATCTAACTCTACTTGTTTGTCAACCTTAAGTGTGAGCCAATTTCCGAGAAAccaaaccaaaaaaagaaaagagaatcgATTTGGTtccatttttatctttttcatgTATTCTTTGATGCCGCACTAGCAATTATATCAAATGATTATGAAGAGTTATAAATTATTCctagtgttttcttttttcctttttctggaAGTTGCTGCAAGTTGACTTGATAGGTTGACAAAAAGATGCATAACAAActtttaaccttttctttctccagTGAAGAAAACCCTTTTTGTAAAAGAATGTGACCAGCAGCTTTAAGTAATTATGGCTGCAGATTATTCCCTACGAATATGAAGAGCATCTAAGTCTTATTAGGTAGGAGATACATATCGCTGAGGCCTGACCCCTCTTTTGATACGATAGGAATCTAATTGTGTGGTTCTTCAAATTGCGTACTCCAAGTCTCCAcaaattttttccttttttcacACTAAGCATAAGAATAGTTTAGCAGGTGATGGTCGCCATAACAACAGTAACAATCAAAGAGTTCGAGCAGCATTTTAATACctatattatatgtataacTATTTTCACAGCAAAAATCTTGGCTCGGATCGGatcatttcatattttagtattttgttCTGGTATATGAAAATGACACAAACAAAACTTTACTCTATGCTCAATTATACGCTGGATGTTGATGTAGTAAGTGCATGCGCATTTATTCAACATGTGCAGATTAATTCATAAAcagacaaaataaaaataaaaataaaaatctgtACTCAGCATTTCCTTGCCAAGTAACTGAACAACCATCAGGAATCAACACCGACTTCAAaccattaaaaaataattataactcGGTTTGGATACAAAATACACAGCTCGAAATTGTCTATAGGATTGTGATTTTAGAaagcataattaaataaatacaatccatTAAAAAGATCAATAGTGCAGTGTGTAAGGTAAACCTACAAAGATTTTCAGCGTGGaaagcatataaaaatagGCTAACAGACCTTGCAACTCCTCCTACAATATCCAGGAAGTTCTGGAGATCCTACCATGTACTCAGGGTTGTTGGTGCATTCtccaagggcagcccacctCTCACAGCTCTCATTCTTATCTGTGCAGTTCCCACCAGCTTCTATGTTCTTGTCAAATGAATCCACATGAATCCACTTCGTGGCAGACCATTTCTCCCCTTCAATCACTGGGCATCCAGCATGGAGACTGTTTGGATCTGGAATGGCAGTCGGATGGAgactaaagaaaagaagggcATCACCTCTCCGTGGTTTCACTGAGTAAAAGATACCAAAAACATTTCATCTAAGGGCAATGCTTAAAAAAAATGTTCCAATTTATTAAAGCACTTGCATTAATCAAGTGACTTACCAGAAATTCCTTTCTTAGCACATTCAGAAAGGTCTTCATGACTTTCAGTAGCTTTATGGCGGGGAGGTTCCTGTTGCAAGTTGTTTGTTAAATATAAAGATGCCCCATCTAGTTTAACAACAGGAAACAACCAAGTATTTAATAACTCCTTCCTCTCGCCACACCCCCCCAACCCAAAATACTCCATCTATACTTTGATCACTATCTGATTTTTAGAGAAGTACAGCCCAATATTTGACAcaacaaaaattattagaaactGAAGTACTTATTGTTGTGGAGTTTTCTCCATAGCTTCTCCTTCTTAATGCTTTTTCTGAGttcaacatattttttaaaaatatttgagaaGTTAGTATTAATATAACCAATGTGGGAGCTTATACtagatataataaataaattaaagcaCATTTCTACAGACTGAGGGATCTAGGAAGTCTTTTGACAGAACATCAAATCAGGAGAGAAGCAAATTGCTTACCCCCTATGAAGTGTGAAAAGTGTAAGAGAAGTTAATTCTGCAACTGtaaattgatttctttaaaaaaaaaaaaaaagactgagagaagaagaaaagggcaCTTGCAACAACCTCCGCATTGGGGAACACAGTTTCCCCGCCTTTTACCACATCAGAAAGATACATGAGCACAGTTGCCATGCGGTGTCCACCACGGGCAATATTAATCTTGTCAGCAAAGTAATCATAATGGGGATCGTACTTCTGTCCATGTTCATATCTCAAAACTTGAAGGTCTTCCCCATTTTCTGCAAAGGAAGATtcgagaaaagaaaagaaagataatcGGCAAGTGTCTTACAATTTACAGATAACATAACATATGGCCTGTGCTCAGTTGGTAATTTTGAGAGCCCACATTGCTAACATGTTTCAGCAAAAGATTATGATCTATAATCCCTCATCAAGGCAGGAAGTCATTGAAGATGAATAAATCACCATCAAAATATAGAGGTTATATCTTACAGTTGTGCAACTAATTTGAGAAGTTAAAGTTCCTTCATATATTTGAAACAATGATTCTCATTCCAAATTCATGTTGGTTGAACTTAATCaacaaataattatgaaattacaaaaatcttaattatataaatcgTCTATTGTTCTAATGGGCAAAGAAAATATGTCTAGACACACAATTTGAGAGACTTTTGAGTAGATATATCAGTATCCCAAGTTCTAACTGccagcatcatcatcatcattctGTTATAGCTGAACTTCTCAGTCAACCAAAAAACTATAACTCCAGCACCAAAGGCTTATTCAACTTCGTGTGCATTGAGCTtatggagaaaaaaaaaaattagaagctTTGCTTGGATTGAACCATGATTATGGAAATAGGTATTCAACTTGTGGTATCACactgttttcttcttctactgaAGTGTATTTAGGTATCTTTATCGAGTTTAATGATGTCGAGATTTAAGTGTTTCATGTTTTAATGCCTATTcagcttttcttttcctgtcCCACTAATGGCAAATGATTAGAATAATATGCTCAAGGGTCTTGATTTTATGCCCCACGAAGCACATGGAAACAAAAAGATGGTTTAAAGCCCTAATCACACCTAATTTTGATTGTAAATCCCTATCAAACTGCTGGTTCTAAATTACCTTTGTCAGTTGCATTCCAAGTCTGTGCTGAATGAGTGCCAATACTCTCCATGAGGCACCAATTAGCAACATTGTGAAATGCATGAAATCCCAGATGTCAAGTCCAAAATAATAAGGCACTTAGATTTTTCTGTCGACATCCAAAAGCTTTGTATCATATGCCTGATTATCATAGATTTACTGTAACTCATTAGTGTTACTGTGAAAAAGTTTGTGGAGACACTAACGTGACAAACTTAAAAGGGATATGTCAAGTTTATGTAGTACTAAGAGTAGCACATTTCTTCTGTTATAGATTTGGTCTTTTGCATGCTAAGATGACCATGACCTCAGAGTCCAAGTTGAAACTCTACCAATAGTTGGTGTAGCTTTGGTTGCTTACTTTTAAATCTCTATAATACTTACTACTCATGGAACAGAACTAGGATTACGTACAGTTTCCCAAATGAGCAAGATTATATGTAACCATAAGTTGCCTAATTTGGCTTCAAAACTAACAGCCCAATCTGattgaaataagaaaatataaattgctGATACTAGAAAGATATAAAACCTATGGGCAAAGTTATTAGAAGGAAGTAATCTTCTGATGTAGCAAACCTTTTGGGAGAAAGGTCCATGTTGAGATTTTCTCCTCAATGCCTGCAATGATTGGATCCTACAAaaggaatataaaaaaaaaggttcaGAAATCGCATGATGATTCAAGCACATATAAGCCTTAATAAGCAAATGACGAAAATCAAAAAGATTCATGCAGAAAAGAAGTCATATGTCGCTCATGCCTTGATAAGCCCTTCCGAGCATCATTATAACAATGAAACAGAATATCAAAACAGAATGAAAAGTCATTGGCTTATTACAGATGAAATaaggagagagagaaggaAGAAAATGAATTGCAATGATTCAGTTAAGATGATTGAACAGGATATGTTACTAGCTAGATTCTTTAATCACACCCATAAAAACAAATACAACATCATCTTGCTTCTAAAATGGCAACCATCTTAAAAGAGAAGGGAAAACCTAACTTGATCtgatatagaaataaatatctaGTGAAACTTCAAAAACTAACCatattgtattttataaattaaattaactagTCAAAATGAATAACGCACATAAACAGCAAGAAAGTACTTACCTTTCCTTTAGCAATAAACATCCCGGAGCTTGTTCTAACTTCGCTAAGTTTACTCTTTCCACTCTCATTATCCGCCACTGCAGATCTCTTCAGCTCCGACTTTGCCTAATTTTATCAAAacataatcaatttaattacagAATGAAACATtaaactctttctttttctttaaactaACAATTGCTAAAGCAAACTCACCAAAGAGATAAGATGATCGCATTCTAAATCCGTAAGAAAACCTTCGTACACAAATGCCCTGCAGAAAAATCAATTAACAGGATTTCAGccttttcctttcattttcttaacaaccgaacagagagagagagagggaccTTGGCTTCCATGAAACTTGTTTGACTTTCGAAGGGTCAATGATGGAGGTAGGAGAACCTGGATAAGAGCTAGACTTATGGAAGATTAATGAGATCAAGAGCAGAAACACGAATTTATGAGGATTTGCCATTAGAGAAGATTTTCTAGGAAAATGTCAAAATTTTCTAGGAAAATAATATGGCAGTAGTAAGTAATCGTGTGTATGCTGTGACTCATCTATCAACCGTCATTTTCGCACTAAGATAATAATGTGCGTTCTtttaagaaactaataaaCGGCGTCGTACGTACTTTATTTAGTACTTCCTTTCAAGTAGCAATAATGTCGTCTAGTGCTGCCCAATAGAATATCCAtaagctaataatttattctctGAAGtgaattttttgttaaaagaaataaattaaattaatattagacccaaattagcattaattagttaattcttgaatataagaaatgcataattttttttttcatttcaggATTTGTGTAACATTTTGTTTTACAAATGGAAATTGAAAATGTTTattacaaattataaataataaaaaaaacaaatatctttaaattgtaataaacgaaaatatacatttataaGGTTCTCCCTCACATTTTGATCACACCTTCATACAGCAGAAATGCTGATATATCAGTTGGTCGCCAGTGCATTGTGTATCTCTCAGTATACATTGGCGGCCTCTTTTCGAAACTGTTTAGTCCTGTGGTTTTGGGTTCATCTTGGTGAGTATTGACTCGATGTTTTTCTTGGGCTTCTGGGAGCAACATCAAGAACACAGAATCTATAGATTCATGGAAGAATCGAGTTTCAAGAAGCACTACATCGTTCAGGTGAAAAAACTAAGGATGGtttgggctttatttaatctGCTTCAAGATTGAGATCTTCTGTAATCCTGGAGCTGTCATAACTGTCTAAAAGAACCTCCATCTGTCGATTTAGATCGTTTAGATGCTTTGTGGAGTTGTATTCGTCTGCATCAAGGAGCTCCTCAGAGTATGTTCTTTGGGGTATAGACTTTTGGAGATCTTTTACCTCTTCCAGAACATGCTCATTTCCTTGTAGAATCTCTACAACCTGCTTCAAATGCA from Ricinus communis isolate WT05 ecotype wild-type chromosome 9, ASM1957865v1, whole genome shotgun sequence harbors:
- the LOC8261522 gene encoding probable prolyl 4-hydroxylase 4: MANPHKFVFLLLISLIFHKSSSYPGSPTSIIDPSKVKQVSWKPRAFVYEGFLTDLECDHLISLAKSELKRSAVADNESGKSKLSEVRTSSGMFIAKGKDPIIAGIEEKISTWTFLPKENGEDLQVLRYEHGQKYDPHYDYFADKINIARGGHRMATVLMYLSDVVKGGETVFPNAEEPPRHKATESHEDLSECAKKGISVKPRRGDALLFFSLHPTAIPDPNSLHAGCPVIEGEKWSATKWIHVDSFDKNIEAGGNCTDKNESCERWAALGECTNNPEYMVGSPELPGYCRRSCKVC